In the genome of Deinococcus deserti VCD115, one region contains:
- a CDS encoding sensor domain-containing diguanylate cyclase, with the protein MRLSTLILRTFSILWLFTLLGGVAVYLSIEQNNRLVGEVQHGQEEITHITALLNSVLDLETGLRGYLLTGEADFLAPHAAARARLPGELAQLERQLMIDYADSNHAAEHLAVVRKVERQIEQWLDVAARPQLAAYQKDPALSVALVKTQKGKVVVDAIRRDLLGLSRHLTQEVKQKEALNQANLRRLQLFAPLGVLFALLVSIFFGIRLASGVALVFNRLRTSTQDLASGNLGTRAPLSDLYEPRLLAEDFNQMATALELAQHEIADRNIVLERRHREVSQLAELSDALQSCQDKEEGYRILGQALPLLFSGWSGSLLTLKPSRNLLETRAVWGAGVLDTVGTMHDPGSCLALRRGHTYEPSGLSPSCAHHGGHAGSYLCIPLLAQSEALGVLQLAGAPEDGPLPEHLRSFALTVAQQIALAIGNLGLRETLRQQSIRDPMTGLFNRRYLEETMERELHRATRDQQSVSVLAVDIDHFKKFNDTFGHEAGDAVLLAAAKTMQEYFRAEDIICRYGGEEFIIVLVNAPHEDILARANGFREKIAALTVKHNRQMLGQVTVSIGVATYAEHGTDVRVLINQADQALYLAKQEGRNRVESATALRPLR; encoded by the coding sequence ATGCGATTATCCACCCTGATCCTGCGCACCTTCAGCATCCTCTGGCTTTTTACATTGCTGGGAGGAGTCGCTGTCTACCTGAGCATCGAGCAAAACAACCGTCTGGTCGGTGAAGTTCAGCATGGGCAGGAAGAAATCACCCATATTACTGCGCTGCTGAACAGTGTTCTGGATCTGGAAACCGGACTGCGCGGCTACCTGCTGACCGGCGAGGCAGACTTTCTGGCGCCACATGCTGCTGCCAGGGCCCGTCTTCCAGGTGAGCTTGCACAGCTGGAGCGCCAGCTGATGATTGACTACGCTGATTCCAACCACGCCGCAGAGCACCTTGCGGTGGTGAGAAAAGTAGAACGGCAGATCGAGCAGTGGCTTGATGTGGCAGCCCGCCCGCAGCTCGCCGCCTACCAGAAGGATCCAGCACTGTCAGTTGCTCTAGTCAAAACTCAGAAGGGGAAGGTCGTTGTTGATGCCATCCGCAGAGATCTCCTGGGCCTGAGTCGGCATCTGACACAGGAAGTGAAACAGAAAGAAGCCCTCAATCAGGCAAACCTGAGACGCTTGCAGCTCTTCGCTCCGCTGGGAGTGCTGTTTGCGTTACTGGTGAGTATCTTTTTCGGCATCCGTCTGGCTTCCGGGGTCGCGCTGGTGTTTAATCGCCTGCGCACCTCAACCCAGGATCTGGCTTCCGGGAACCTGGGAACCCGTGCGCCCCTCAGCGATCTGTACGAGCCAAGACTGCTTGCCGAGGACTTCAACCAGATGGCCACAGCGCTTGAACTTGCCCAGCACGAGATTGCAGACCGCAACATAGTCCTGGAGCGGCGGCACAGGGAGGTCAGTCAGCTTGCCGAGCTCAGTGATGCCCTGCAGTCCTGCCAGGACAAGGAAGAGGGATACCGCATTCTGGGGCAGGCGTTGCCCCTTCTGTTCAGTGGCTGGAGCGGATCGTTGCTGACCCTGAAACCTTCAAGAAACCTGCTGGAAACCCGCGCGGTGTGGGGCGCCGGTGTGCTGGATACCGTAGGCACCATGCATGACCCGGGTTCGTGCCTGGCTCTGCGGCGCGGGCATACCTATGAACCCAGTGGGCTCAGCCCGTCCTGTGCGCATCATGGCGGCCATGCCGGCTCTTACCTGTGCATTCCTTTGCTGGCCCAGAGCGAGGCTCTGGGTGTGCTTCAGCTTGCAGGCGCGCCAGAGGACGGGCCTTTACCCGAGCACCTCCGGTCCTTTGCGCTGACAGTTGCCCAGCAAATTGCGCTGGCCATCGGGAACCTGGGCCTGCGTGAAACCCTGCGGCAACAGAGCATCCGTGACCCGATGACGGGACTGTTCAACCGCCGGTACCTGGAAGAAACCATGGAACGCGAACTGCACCGGGCAACGCGCGACCAACAGTCCGTGAGTGTTCTGGCGGTCGACATCGATCATTTCAAGAAGTTCAATGACACCTTCGGTCATGAGGCCGGTGATGCGGTTCTTCTGGCCGCAGCCAAAACCATGCAGGAATATTTCCGCGCCGAAGACATTATCTGCAGATACGGTGGCGAGGAATTCATCATCGTGCTGGTGAATGCCCCGCACGAGGACATCCTGGCGCGCGCCAATGGTTTTCGGGAAAAGATCGCCGCTCTGACGGTGAAGCATAACCGTCAGATGCTCGGTCAGGTCACCGTGAGTATCGGGGTGGCAACCTACGCCGAGCATGGGACAGACGTACGGGTGCTGATCAATCAGGCTGATCAGGCGCTGTATCTGGCAAAACAGGAAGGGCGCAACCGCGTCGAGAGTGCGACTGCCCTCAGACCCCTCAGGTAA
- a CDS encoding response regulator yields the protein MHHFLLIDDNLADQLLAEEAFLQLCPDCTLTCVADGKTALDLLKSKAVQPDVILLDVNMPGMSGFEVLAALKADPQLALLPVVMLSTSGAKSDVRAAYTLHASSYLVKAQEFEQFVDQIDTFLAFWQKTQVARE from the coding sequence TTGCACCATTTTCTGCTGATTGATGACAATCTGGCAGACCAGCTGCTGGCAGAAGAAGCCTTCCTGCAGCTGTGCCCGGACTGCACGCTGACATGCGTCGCAGACGGAAAAACGGCACTGGACCTGCTGAAGTCAAAAGCAGTTCAGCCAGACGTGATCCTGCTGGACGTCAATATGCCGGGTATGAGTGGCTTTGAGGTTCTCGCAGCTCTCAAGGCAGATCCGCAGCTGGCCTTACTTCCGGTCGTGATGCTCTCGACCTCCGGTGCCAAATCTGATGTGCGGGCCGCTTATACGCTGCATGCCAGCTCCTATCTGGTCAAAGCTCAGGAATTCGAGCAATTCGTGGATCAGATCGATACCTTTCTGGCGTTCTGGCAGAAGACTCAGGTCGCACGCGAGTAA